The following coding sequences are from one Lipingzhangella halophila window:
- a CDS encoding GMC family oxidoreductase: MIGSGFGGSVSALRLTEKGYRVGILEAGRRFTPETLPKNSWDLRNFLWAPGLGMYGIQRIHLLRDVMILAGAGVGGGSLNYANTLYEPLDDFFEDPQWRGITDWRSELAPYYDQARRMLGVRVNPTMTPSDVHLKKVAEDTGVGDTFHLAPVGVFFGDGNDGTGDCRGEPGQELGDPYFGGAGPQRRACIECGSCMTGCRHGAKNTLNENYLYFAERDGAEIHPLTSVERLRPRPDDAGGGYAVDTVATNAPRRRGNARTFTAREVVVAAGAWGTQHLLHAMRDQGLLTGISDRLGTLTRTNSESLAGAMTKRVDPPEDFSQGVAITSSMHPDSRTHVEPVRYGKGSNSMGLLATKQVPGGGRVPRWLKFLGLAARHPYVFARSLSVRRFSQRTIIGLVMQSLDNSLTTYTKRGPLGGRKLTSRQGHGEPNPTYIPQGEEVMRRLADEIDGFAGSTVGEVFNIPLTAHFLGGCPIGRNAAEGVIDPYHRLFGHPGVHVVDGAAVTANLGVNPSLTITAQAERAMSFWPNKGDPDPRPAPGADYQRVAPAFPNSPAVPAGAFGELRFTRSLPLDVVSPEKKPPHPNAT, from the coding sequence GTGATCGGTTCGGGCTTCGGCGGGTCAGTGAGCGCCCTCCGCCTCACCGAAAAGGGCTACCGGGTGGGGATCCTGGAGGCCGGACGCCGCTTCACGCCCGAGACACTGCCGAAGAACTCCTGGGATCTGCGCAACTTCCTGTGGGCCCCGGGGCTTGGCATGTACGGGATCCAACGCATCCACCTGCTCCGCGACGTGATGATCCTGGCCGGCGCGGGAGTCGGCGGCGGCTCGCTGAACTACGCCAACACGCTCTACGAGCCGCTGGACGACTTCTTCGAGGACCCGCAGTGGCGCGGCATCACCGACTGGCGCTCCGAACTGGCCCCCTACTACGACCAGGCACGCCGCATGCTGGGGGTGCGCGTCAACCCCACCATGACCCCCTCCGACGTCCACCTCAAGAAGGTCGCCGAGGACACGGGGGTGGGCGACACCTTCCATCTGGCCCCCGTCGGCGTCTTCTTCGGGGACGGCAACGACGGCACGGGCGACTGCCGCGGCGAGCCCGGCCAGGAACTGGGCGACCCCTACTTCGGCGGGGCCGGACCGCAGCGGCGCGCCTGCATCGAGTGCGGCTCGTGCATGACCGGGTGCCGGCACGGAGCGAAGAACACCCTCAACGAGAACTACCTGTACTTCGCCGAGCGCGACGGCGCTGAGATCCACCCGCTGACCAGCGTGGAGCGGCTGCGCCCGCGCCCGGACGACGCGGGCGGCGGTTACGCGGTGGACACCGTGGCCACGAACGCCCCCCGCCGCAGGGGCAACGCGCGCACGTTCACCGCGCGCGAGGTGGTGGTGGCCGCCGGGGCCTGGGGGACACAGCACCTGCTGCACGCGATGCGCGACCAAGGCCTGCTCACCGGAATCTCCGACCGGCTCGGCACTCTCACCCGCACCAACTCGGAGTCGCTGGCCGGCGCGATGACCAAGCGGGTCGACCCGCCGGAGGACTTCTCGCAGGGGGTGGCGATCACGTCGTCCATGCACCCCGACTCGCGCACCCACGTCGAGCCGGTCCGCTACGGCAAGGGGTCGAACTCGATGGGGCTGCTCGCCACCAAGCAGGTTCCCGGCGGCGGGCGCGTTCCCCGGTGGCTGAAGTTCCTGGGCTTGGCCGCGCGGCACCCCTACGTCTTCGCGCGCAGCCTCTCGGTCCGCCGGTTCTCCCAACGCACCATCATCGGCCTGGTGATGCAGTCGCTGGACAACTCGTTGACCACCTACACCAAGCGCGGCCCGCTCGGCGGGCGCAAGCTGACCTCGCGGCAGGGCCACGGCGAGCCCAACCCCACCTACATCCCGCAGGGCGAGGAGGTCATGCGGCGGCTGGCGGACGAGATCGACGGCTTCGCGGGAAGTACAGTGGGCGAGGTCTTCAACATCCCATTGACGGCGCACTTCCTCGGCGGCTGCCCGATCGGCCGGAACGCTGCGGAAGGGGTGATCGACCCGTACCACCGGCTGTTCGGGCACCCCGGAGTGCACGTCGTCGACGGGGCCGCGGTCACCGCCAACCTCGGGGTCAACCCCTCATTGACGATCACGGCGCAGGCCGAGCGGGCCATGTCGTTCTGGCCGAACAAGGGCGATCCGGATCCCCGCCCGGCCCCGGGCGCCGACTACCAGCGCGTCGCGCCGGCCTTCCCGAACTCCCCGGCCGTGCCCGCGGGCGCGTTCGGCGAGCTGCGTTTCACCCGGAGCCTGCCGCTGGACGTCGTCTCCCCGGAGAAAAAACCTCCACACCCGAACGCCACGTGA
- a CDS encoding DUF6230 family protein translates to MSEVSAAEAASGGTRWKRFGLALLPALGAAGVLVALTAQGSIAASFAVSGQNFKVSADQLSGTGFAQYSDVATSADDTQHPVAMSVIDDAELTNLCQSVLMDTAVGEVTLLVEAGQGDTPVTAESMVIDVEQLSGDAEFTNMEIGRDASTLENESGETGEVGAFGQQADTVEISGLKQTAWAVNAGTFKLSGLHLNVKPGNHECY, encoded by the coding sequence ATGTCTGAGGTCTCGGCGGCCGAAGCGGCCTCCGGCGGTACGCGCTGGAAGCGTTTCGGCCTCGCCCTCCTTCCCGCGCTTGGCGCCGCGGGTGTTCTTGTCGCGCTCACCGCGCAGGGCAGCATCGCGGCCTCGTTCGCGGTCTCCGGCCAGAACTTCAAAGTGTCCGCCGACCAGCTCTCCGGAACCGGCTTCGCGCAGTACAGCGACGTCGCCACGTCGGCCGATGACACGCAGCACCCCGTGGCGATGTCGGTCATCGACGATGCCGAGCTGACCAACCTCTGCCAGTCGGTCCTCATGGACACCGCTGTGGGCGAAGTGACCCTGCTGGTGGAAGCGGGCCAGGGCGACACCCCGGTCACAGCGGAGAGCATGGTCATCGACGTGGAGCAGCTCTCCGGCGACGCCGAGTTCACCAACATGGAGATCGGCCGCGACGCCAGCACTCTGGAGAACGAGAGCGGCGAGACCGGGGAGGTCGGCGCCTTCGGGCAGCAGGCGGACACCGTGGAGATCTCCGGGCTGAAGCAGACCGCGTGGGCGGTGAACGCCGGGACGTTCAAGCTCAGCGGGCTGCACCTGAACGTGAAGCCCGGCAACCACGAGTGCTACTGA
- a CDS encoding DUF6114 domain-containing protein, which translates to MSRHGQRPGRGARARVVFRNWRRSRPFWGGLLVTLGGAIIVLAPLAPLPLLIQQGIAGISGYIVGLLLIALGLLAWFQPMQRSFFGIVAILLSLASFVTSNFGGFVIGMLLGLVGGALVFAWVPDRRAPASTQGPEDAVPEPAGGPSDAVDGATAPDTAVEPPEDHDRKDDRKADQSRDGDDGQEPPRIGNGGMLRSIVALPMALALVSPAMVPADEGPGWPWDWFPDDEEESEEPEEPSPDPSSELPEVPSPAPSETGGADGDNDEDADSDSEDQDEDEEDEEEDDSDSECEFGVGDESVASSEEEFLEAVQACQDAQEDDELPEVDSTEAEGDFNAATVPMGLTSDEQTMYGAKFEGVVDYPTAEGTERYLKLSMDSTEFTGAEQWYELGDSRTTLALPGMTFTGDVVIHVTEMHVRILGIPLTFTPDFPPPLLLPVMYVTDLEAKQPLAQANEVVIDGLDQRVE; encoded by the coding sequence ATGAGTAGACACGGACAGCGGCCGGGGCGCGGCGCCCGGGCGAGGGTGGTCTTCCGCAACTGGCGGAGGAGCCGGCCGTTCTGGGGCGGGCTCCTGGTGACGCTCGGCGGCGCCATCATCGTCCTGGCTCCGCTCGCCCCTCTTCCGCTTCTCATCCAGCAGGGCATCGCCGGGATCTCCGGCTATATCGTCGGGCTGCTCCTCATCGCGCTCGGCCTGCTGGCCTGGTTCCAGCCGATGCAGCGCAGCTTCTTCGGCATCGTGGCGATCCTGCTGTCGCTCGCCTCCTTCGTCACGTCCAACTTCGGCGGCTTCGTGATCGGGATGCTGCTCGGCCTGGTCGGCGGTGCGCTCGTCTTCGCATGGGTGCCCGACCGGCGCGCGCCCGCATCCACCCAGGGGCCCGAGGACGCCGTGCCGGAGCCAGCCGGCGGACCGTCCGACGCCGTTGACGGCGCGACCGCGCCGGACACGGCCGTGGAGCCGCCCGAGGACCACGACCGGAAGGACGACCGGAAGGCGGACCAGAGCCGCGACGGCGATGACGGGCAGGAGCCTCCCCGGATAGGAAACGGCGGGATGCTGCGCTCCATCGTCGCGCTGCCCATGGCACTGGCCCTGGTCTCCCCGGCGATGGTGCCCGCCGACGAGGGGCCCGGCTGGCCATGGGACTGGTTCCCCGATGACGAGGAGGAGTCGGAGGAGCCGGAGGAGCCTTCTCCCGACCCCTCTTCGGAGCTCCCAGAGGTGCCGTCTCCCGCACCGAGCGAGACCGGTGGTGCGGACGGCGACAACGACGAGGACGCTGACAGCGACAGCGAGGACCAGGACGAGGACGAGGAGGACGAGGAGGAGGACGACAGCGACAGCGAGTGCGAGTTCGGTGTGGGCGACGAGTCGGTCGCCAGCAGCGAGGAGGAGTTCCTGGAGGCGGTGCAGGCCTGCCAGGACGCACAGGAGGACGACGAGCTTCCGGAGGTCGACTCGACCGAAGCCGAGGGCGACTTCAACGCGGCGACCGTGCCCATGGGACTGACCTCGGACGAGCAGACCATGTACGGCGCCAAGTTCGAGGGCGTGGTCGACTATCCGACCGCCGAGGGCACGGAGCGCTACCTCAAGCTCTCCATGGACTCCACCGAGTTCACCGGCGCCGAGCAGTGGTACGAGCTCGGTGACTCCAGGACCACGCTGGCGCTGCCAGGAATGACGTTCACCGGCGATGTCGTCATCCACGTGACCGAGATGCACGTCCGGATCCTCGGGATCCCGCTCACCTTCACGCCCGACTTCCCGCCCCCGTTGCTGCTGCCCGTCATGTACGTCACCGACCTGGAGGCAAAGCAGCCCCTCGCCCAAGCCAACGAGGTGGTCATCGACGGGCTCGACCAGCGCGTGGAGTAG
- a CDS encoding type IV toxin-antitoxin system AbiEi family antitoxin domain-containing protein — protein sequence MPDLSSAHALARSQHGVITRDQAAECGVATRQVDRLVRARTWRPLRPGVYLADGASVPALAARVMAAQLVYGPRAVAVGPTAARLWRLQGLLYGPGHETVHLSISNRPGRRSTGIRFHGWTVTPEEVTLCGGIRLSTPARTLRDTVLLTDRYSAVSVVDSALQNGLVTAGDLPCLAAANAGRVGARQTRTWWELADGRAQSTFETRIRLICRDAGIPPETLQYPVYDSNGAVAGRADLAWPSWGVVAEADGAGPHALPTALYTDRHRQNTIVSGRERLVLLRFTWSDLQHPREIVAMVRDARSTEHAPHVADPCSRRA from the coding sequence ATGCCGGACCTCTCCAGCGCGCACGCGCTCGCCAGATCGCAGCACGGGGTCATCACCCGCGACCAGGCCGCCGAGTGCGGAGTAGCTACGCGGCAGGTCGATCGTCTGGTCCGCGCCCGCACCTGGCGGCCGCTGCGCCCCGGTGTGTATCTGGCGGATGGCGCGTCCGTCCCGGCGCTCGCGGCGCGAGTCATGGCCGCCCAACTGGTCTACGGCCCGCGCGCTGTCGCCGTCGGTCCCACGGCTGCCCGGCTGTGGCGGCTGCAGGGGCTGCTGTACGGCCCGGGGCACGAGACCGTCCACCTGTCCATCTCCAACCGCCCCGGCCGGCGGTCCACGGGGATCCGGTTCCACGGGTGGACCGTCACCCCCGAGGAGGTCACGCTGTGCGGGGGTATCCGGCTGAGCACCCCGGCCCGCACGCTGCGCGACACCGTACTGCTGACCGACCGCTACAGCGCGGTCAGCGTCGTCGACTCCGCGCTGCAGAACGGGCTGGTGACCGCCGGTGACCTGCCCTGCCTGGCCGCCGCCAACGCTGGGCGCGTGGGCGCGCGCCAAACCCGGACCTGGTGGGAACTCGCCGATGGCCGCGCGCAGAGCACGTTCGAGACCCGCATCCGGCTTATCTGCCGCGACGCCGGAATCCCGCCCGAGACCCTGCAGTACCCGGTCTACGACAGCAATGGCGCCGTTGCCGGCCGGGCCGACCTCGCGTGGCCGAGCTGGGGCGTCGTCGCCGAAGCCGACGGCGCCGGCCCCCACGCGCTGCCCACCGCGCTCTATACCGACCGCCATCGCCAGAACACCATCGTCAGTGGGCGGGAGCGGCTGGTGCTGCTCCGCTTCACCTGGAGCGACCTGCAGCACCCTCGCGAGATCGTCGCCATGGTCCGCGACGCGCGCAGTACCGAGCACGCCCCGCACGTGGCGGACCCGTGCTCCCGTCGCGCGTGA
- a CDS encoding DUF3817 domain-containing protein, with translation MPTYVLRTFRVIAAVEAVTWAGLLVGMFVKYVVVHNETGVQIFGPLHGAAFIGYVVLALVAWRVLGWGGWTTVLALVASVPPLTTVVFERWATRTGRIDPANRGGNANAGGARQRGTAPTRG, from the coding sequence GTGCCCACCTATGTGCTCCGAACGTTCCGGGTCATCGCCGCGGTCGAGGCCGTCACCTGGGCCGGGCTGCTGGTCGGGATGTTCGTCAAGTACGTGGTCGTGCACAACGAGACCGGGGTGCAGATTTTCGGCCCTCTGCACGGCGCCGCCTTCATCGGATACGTGGTGCTGGCCCTCGTGGCGTGGCGGGTGCTCGGCTGGGGCGGGTGGACCACCGTGCTCGCGCTGGTCGCCAGCGTCCCGCCGTTGACCACCGTTGTCTTCGAGCGCTGGGCGACGCGCACCGGGCGCATCGATCCGGCGAACCGCGGTGGGAATGCCAACGCGGGTGGCGCGCGGCAGCGCGGAACGGCGCCAACGCGGGGGTGA
- a CDS encoding DUF1707 SHOCT-like domain-containing protein: protein MSRDEASRRMRISDADRDRVASILREAAGEGRLTLDELEERLELGYRARTYADLEPLTADLPVQRSAASSLSPTVPASVSRPGAGHPLHLKAKAGTITRRGKWRVPSRIEVSNPYGDTRLDFRHATLLSDLVEVDVVASWGDAKLVLPEGATAEISVDTSWFGSVDSRVPEIPAPPAPHFRVVGKVKGGALKVRYKMRIEDWFDWSCDY from the coding sequence GTGAGCCGAGACGAGGCGAGCCGCCGGATGCGGATTTCGGACGCCGACCGCGACCGGGTGGCCAGCATCCTACGCGAGGCTGCGGGCGAAGGGCGCCTTACGCTCGACGAGCTTGAGGAACGGCTGGAACTTGGCTACCGTGCGCGCACCTACGCCGACCTTGAGCCGCTCACCGCGGACCTCCCGGTACAGCGGTCGGCCGCGTCATCGTTATCGCCCACCGTGCCCGCATCAGTGAGTCGGCCTGGTGCCGGGCATCCGTTGCACCTCAAAGCCAAGGCCGGGACTATCACGCGCCGCGGCAAGTGGCGGGTGCCCAGCCGGATCGAGGTCAGCAACCCCTATGGCGACACCCGACTGGACTTCCGGCACGCCACTCTGCTGAGCGACCTCGTTGAGGTCGATGTCGTGGCCTCATGGGGTGACGCCAAGCTCGTTCTGCCTGAGGGCGCCACCGCCGAGATCAGCGTCGACACGTCCTGGTTCGGCAGTGTCGACAGCCGTGTCCCGGAGATTCCCGCACCGCCCGCGCCGCACTTCCGGGTCGTCGGCAAGGTCAAGGGCGGCGCGTTGAAGGTGCGGTACAAGATGCGCATCGAAGACTGGTTCGACTGGAGCTGCGACTACTAG
- a CDS encoding dihydrofolate reductase family protein: MRIVLSDFMSLDGVVQAPGHEKEDTDGGFAHGGWSMPFFDPEAMGPALDEAMSATEALLFGRRTWQVMAAAWPGRAGDPFADRMNAFTKYVASSTLAESDLRQWANSVLLPPGDVVGAVTGLRNKKGGDLQVMGSAKLAETLVRHDLVDEYRLMIEPVLLGGGKRLFPNDGEARPLKLISATTTSTGVQICTYRPADRGTA; this comes from the coding sequence ATGCGCATCGTGTTGAGTGACTTCATGAGCCTGGACGGCGTAGTACAGGCTCCGGGCCATGAGAAGGAGGACACCGACGGGGGCTTCGCCCACGGAGGCTGGTCCATGCCGTTCTTCGACCCCGAGGCCATGGGGCCGGCCCTGGACGAGGCGATGTCGGCCACGGAGGCGCTGCTGTTCGGGCGGCGCACGTGGCAGGTCATGGCCGCCGCGTGGCCCGGCCGCGCCGGCGACCCGTTCGCCGACCGCATGAACGCGTTCACCAAGTACGTCGCGTCGAGCACCCTCGCCGAGTCGGACCTGCGGCAATGGGCCAACTCCGTTCTGCTCCCGCCCGGCGACGTTGTCGGAGCCGTCACCGGGCTACGGAACAAGAAGGGCGGCGACCTCCAGGTCATGGGCAGCGCCAAGCTCGCCGAGACCCTGGTCCGCCACGACCTCGTCGACGAGTACCGGCTGATGATCGAGCCCGTCCTGCTCGGCGGAGGCAAGCGGCTCTTCCCCAACGACGGAGAGGCGCGCCCTCTCAAGCTCATCTCGGCGACCACCACATCGACCGGCGTGCAAATCTGCACGTACCGGCCCGCTGACCGCGGCACCGCGTAG
- a CDS encoding DUF4352 domain-containing protein — MKNWQIALVAAGGALFTLLISGVLAVATALYAVPVLQAAGEPASESESSPGESEEPPPSAQPAEPGEDPAEPAGPGAADVDIADFGGLSGADEVFEVRVNDAYIDDDGTVTDGAGFSETAPEGMDYAVFNLHITNISAEPAAWDGFDHLATGASGDTYANDTDAEFAAADDYFPSETLNPGESVETDAIFAIPSGESLTEVELNSTYGVTPVTLVP; from the coding sequence ATGAAAAACTGGCAGATCGCGCTCGTCGCGGCAGGTGGGGCGCTGTTCACGCTGCTCATCTCGGGAGTGCTGGCCGTAGCCACGGCACTATACGCCGTGCCGGTGTTGCAGGCAGCGGGCGAGCCCGCATCGGAGTCCGAATCCTCGCCGGGAGAATCGGAGGAACCGCCACCGTCGGCGCAGCCCGCGGAGCCGGGTGAGGATCCGGCGGAGCCCGCCGGGCCCGGGGCGGCCGATGTCGACATCGCCGACTTCGGCGGGCTGTCGGGCGCCGACGAGGTGTTCGAGGTGCGTGTCAACGATGCCTACATCGACGATGACGGTACGGTCACCGACGGTGCCGGGTTCTCCGAAACGGCCCCCGAAGGCATGGACTACGCCGTGTTCAACCTGCACATCACCAACATCTCCGCTGAGCCCGCCGCGTGGGACGGCTTCGACCATCTCGCCACCGGCGCCAGCGGGGACACCTACGCCAACGACACCGACGCGGAGTTCGCGGCCGCCGACGACTACTTCCCGAGCGAGACTCTCAATCCCGGTGAGTCAGTAGAGACCGACGCCATTTTTGCGATCCCGTCGGGGGAGAGCCTCACCGAGGTCGAACTGAACTCCACCTACGGGGTCACGCCGGTGACACTGGTTCCGTGA
- a CDS encoding C2 family cysteine protease, producing the protein MLLPPHPPESASDTGDRPSLGDRGAGYAEYAAGLALVAGITAAVLTTGVNTEVRDLIDGALCQVAENESCDDAPAANSDDHTGPGPGQNGEDSEGDNTSRPSDEQLEAVEDEVQEIRDYLNSGLFDWWWGPDHPSDIMDDMSPAELRALYWSLSDDEIRELLSEDDVRDLTLRRADLDTLRRLQDIAPAQVGPDFDDVNQAEDAKKDEDVDYDPTWGEVEGGQLYGDDGEISSDDLDQGSLGNCWWLAGTGAIADQNPEMIKDMIQENSNGTYTVTFGDGESVTVTPDIVVDADSGGAVFSDPGHEGVMWPAILEKAHAQREGSYGETEGGNAADSLEMVTGNDAEEIDAGDVTEADLNSWLEGDDPHAVTVASLREGDGKDPYKNGDLAERHVYVVEEVNDGKVELTNPWGHSHATLTIDEFNEFMREVDVAPTG; encoded by the coding sequence GTGCTCCTTCCCCCCCATCCCCCGGAATCGGCATCGGACACCGGTGACCGACCGTCCCTCGGGGACCGCGGGGCCGGGTACGCGGAGTACGCGGCGGGCCTCGCGCTGGTCGCCGGAATCACCGCGGCGGTGCTCACCACCGGGGTCAACACCGAGGTCCGGGACCTCATCGACGGCGCCCTCTGCCAGGTAGCAGAGAACGAGTCCTGCGACGATGCCCCCGCCGCCAACTCCGATGACCACACGGGGCCGGGCCCCGGCCAGAACGGCGAAGACAGCGAGGGTGACAACACATCGCGGCCCAGCGACGAGCAGCTCGAAGCCGTTGAGGACGAGGTCCAGGAGATCCGCGACTACCTGAACTCGGGCCTTTTCGACTGGTGGTGGGGCCCCGACCATCCCAGCGACATCATGGACGACATGTCACCGGCCGAGCTCCGCGCGTTGTACTGGAGTCTGAGCGATGACGAGATCCGGGAGCTCCTCTCGGAGGACGACGTCCGTGATCTCACGCTGCGCAGGGCCGATCTCGACACCCTGCGCCGGCTCCAGGACATCGCCCCCGCTCAGGTCGGACCCGACTTCGACGACGTCAACCAGGCCGAGGACGCCAAGAAGGACGAGGACGTCGACTACGACCCCACATGGGGCGAGGTCGAGGGCGGCCAGCTCTACGGCGACGACGGCGAGATCAGCTCCGACGACCTCGACCAGGGCAGCCTGGGCAATTGCTGGTGGCTGGCGGGCACCGGAGCCATCGCCGACCAGAACCCCGAGATGATCAAGGACATGATCCAGGAGAACTCCAACGGCACCTACACCGTCACGTTCGGCGACGGCGAGTCGGTCACCGTCACGCCGGACATTGTCGTCGACGCCGACAGCGGCGGCGCGGTGTTCTCCGACCCGGGACACGAAGGCGTCATGTGGCCCGCCATCCTGGAGAAGGCGCACGCTCAGCGCGAGGGTAGCTACGGCGAGACCGAGGGGGGCAACGCGGCCGACTCCCTGGAGATGGTCACCGGAAACGACGCCGAGGAGATCGACGCCGGGGACGTGACGGAGGCCGACCTCAACTCCTGGCTGGAGGGTGACGACCCGCACGCGGTTACCGTCGCCTCACTGAGGGAGGGCGACGGCAAGGATCCCTACAAGAACGGCGACCTGGCCGAGCGCCACGTCTACGTCGTGGAGGAGGTCAACGACGGCAAGGTGGAGCTCACCAACCCCTGGGGGCACAGCCATGCCACGTTGACCATCGACGAGTTCAACGAGTTCATGCGGGAAGTCGACGTCGCCCCGACCGGCTGA
- a CDS encoding UvrD-helicase domain-containing protein, giving the protein MPQLAIDATCLPQYEKLDQPTRERLKAATRKFRELSLDALLAHPDLQIQALPAGQDPRVRTFRISDTWTGVMLAPESGETYLLVHLLPRERAEEWASDQRHDVNSVMGTLERRDATALEKVENVDADAAPVPGTTGRDEPEESGGTGVGAPEERGEAVRDRGLFDHVSEHELGRLGVDPEIRDFCRSLSDVRELRDWEPALPQDQYEVLSALAEGHSVERVLAEIVAPRRPVVGTVAHDDYDAAIRHTRERVIVVNDDREIEDVLAGEFNAWRIYLHPKQRDLAYRPRFNGPAKVSGGPGTGKTVVALHRVKHLAENLPLGGRILLTSFTNALVESLRRNLSLLLPAELVEDVDVVTADKLALDLVKEERPDVRLRLDTRGLFANFSRRHELPWPPDFLFSEYRHVVMAQGIGTLDGYLDPDARRGRSTPLTVEQRRAVWHAISDARAMMRQSKQLPAEEAHVEAARILSERAEKPYTNVVVDEAQDLHPAQWRTLRAAVTPGPNDMFIAGDNRQRIYDSRVSFRQLGIGVVGRSFPLRVNYRTTKEILGWADGIMDGQRIEELGESEPEPEGSLRSVLSGPPPELRGAADEPAELDALAERVRGWLAEDIAPGDICVTTRTNRLRDAVAAHLRARSLPASTFNPREHSVNDTAHGVRVTTMHGVKGLEFRAVAVFGATAEALPQLDHVTSAELDEHQHQADIDAQRSLLYVACTRARESLYVSWHGEPSPFLPV; this is encoded by the coding sequence ATGCCCCAGTTGGCCATCGACGCGACGTGTCTGCCGCAGTACGAGAAGCTCGACCAGCCGACTCGCGAACGCCTGAAGGCCGCCACCCGCAAGTTCCGCGAGCTCTCCCTCGACGCCCTCCTCGCCCATCCGGACCTGCAGATCCAGGCACTGCCGGCGGGCCAGGACCCGCGCGTCCGCACCTTCCGGATCAGCGACACCTGGACCGGGGTAATGCTGGCGCCGGAATCGGGCGAGACCTACCTGCTGGTGCACCTGCTCCCGCGCGAACGCGCCGAGGAGTGGGCCAGCGACCAGCGCCACGACGTCAACTCGGTCATGGGCACCCTGGAGCGCCGCGACGCCACCGCTCTGGAGAAGGTCGAGAACGTCGACGCGGACGCCGCCCCTGTCCCCGGGACCACGGGCCGGGACGAACCAGAGGAGTCCGGCGGCACCGGTGTCGGGGCTCCCGAAGAGCGCGGTGAGGCGGTCCGGGACCGCGGGCTCTTCGACCACGTGAGCGAGCACGAGTTGGGGCGCCTGGGGGTCGACCCGGAGATCCGGGACTTCTGCCGGTCGCTGAGCGACGTGCGCGAGCTGCGCGACTGGGAGCCGGCCCTGCCGCAGGACCAGTACGAGGTCCTCTCCGCGCTCGCCGAGGGCCATTCGGTGGAGCGCGTCCTCGCGGAGATCGTCGCACCCCGCCGCCCCGTTGTGGGCACCGTCGCCCACGACGACTACGACGCCGCCATCCGGCACACGCGCGAGCGCGTCATCGTGGTCAACGACGACCGCGAGATCGAGGACGTCCTGGCCGGGGAGTTCAACGCCTGGCGCATCTACCTGCACCCCAAGCAGCGCGACCTCGCCTACCGGCCGCGCTTCAACGGGCCCGCCAAGGTGTCGGGCGGCCCCGGCACCGGCAAGACCGTCGTCGCCCTGCACCGGGTCAAGCACCTGGCCGAGAATCTGCCGCTGGGCGGCCGGATCCTGCTCACCAGCTTCACGAACGCGCTGGTGGAGTCGCTCCGGCGGAACCTCTCGCTCCTGCTGCCCGCCGAGCTGGTCGAGGATGTTGACGTGGTGACCGCCGACAAGCTCGCCCTGGACCTGGTCAAGGAGGAACGCCCCGACGTCCGGCTGCGCCTGGACACCCGCGGTCTCTTCGCCAATTTCAGCCGCCGCCACGAGCTGCCGTGGCCCCCCGATTTCCTGTTCTCCGAGTACCGGCACGTGGTCATGGCGCAGGGCATCGGCACCCTGGACGGCTACCTCGACCCTGACGCCCGCCGAGGTCGCAGTACACCGCTGACCGTCGAGCAGCGCCGCGCGGTCTGGCACGCGATCAGCGACGCCCGCGCCATGATGCGCCAGAGCAAGCAGCTTCCGGCCGAGGAGGCCCACGTCGAGGCCGCCCGGATCCTCAGCGAGCGCGCCGAGAAGCCCTACACGAACGTGGTCGTGGACGAGGCCCAGGACCTGCACCCGGCGCAGTGGCGCACCCTGCGGGCGGCCGTGACCCCCGGGCCCAACGACATGTTCATCGCGGGGGACAACCGGCAGCGGATCTACGACAGCAGGGTCTCCTTCCGGCAGCTCGGGATCGGGGTGGTCGGACGCTCGTTCCCGCTGCGGGTCAACTACCGCACCACGAAGGAGATCCTGGGCTGGGCCGACGGGATCATGGACGGGCAGCGGATCGAGGAGCTCGGCGAGTCCGAGCCGGAGCCCGAGGGCTCCCTGCGTTCCGTGCTCAGCGGTCCGCCCCCGGAGCTGAGGGGAGCCGCGGACGAGCCCGCCGAACTCGACGCCCTGGCCGAGCGGGTCCGCGGCTGGCTCGCCGAGGACATCGCCCCGGGCGACATCTGCGTCACGACCCGCACCAACCGGCTCCGCGACGCCGTGGCCGCGCACCTGCGCGCCCGCTCCCTGCCCGCCTCGACCTTCAACCCGCGCGAGCACTCCGTGAACGACACCGCCCACGGCGTTCGCGTCACGACGATGCACGGCGTCAAGGGCCTGGAGTTCCGCGCCGTGGCCGTGTTCGGCGCCACGGCCGAGGCCCTCCCCCAGCTCGACCACGTGACCAGCGCCGAGCTCGACGAGCACCAGCACCAGGCCGACATCGACGCCCAGCGGTCGCTGCTCTACGTCGCCTGCACCCGGGCACGGGAGTCCCTCTACGTGAGCTGGCACGGCGAGCCGAGCCCGTTCCTGCCGGTCTGA